The following proteins are co-located in the Synechococcus sp. PROS-U-1 genome:
- a CDS encoding sulfotransferase family 2 domain-containing protein has translation MSLFLPEHSAIFLHIPKCAGQSIEKALGYRHHHRYHKLNDLPNDIENYFRFTFVRHPARRFISACKYNLRVAIATRNQLERAEFKTLSPTKKYRLHLANSEPNYTSIVDNLVEGKLKKMLTFMHQHHWLQRGKPQFIGRVENINTDFAILSNILNVKAKLQRTNESNSSVDLGHLSKKDFRRVVEYYKDDFQATGYSRKHSDF, from the coding sequence ATGAGCTTGTTTCTACCCGAGCACAGTGCCATTTTTCTGCACATCCCAAAGTGCGCAGGTCAATCAATTGAAAAAGCACTGGGATACCGTCACCATCACCGATATCACAAACTCAATGACCTGCCCAACGACATAGAAAATTATTTTCGGTTCACCTTTGTTCGACACCCTGCCAGGCGCTTCATATCCGCCTGCAAATACAACCTGAGAGTTGCCATAGCCACTCGCAATCAACTGGAGCGAGCAGAATTTAAAACCTTAAGCCCTACAAAAAAGTATCGCCTACATCTCGCAAATAGCGAACCAAACTATACATCAATTGTAGACAACCTCGTCGAAGGAAAGCTCAAAAAAATGCTGACCTTCATGCATCAGCACCATTGGCTTCAAAGAGGAAAGCCACAATTCATCGGCAGGGTAGAAAATATAAACACTGACTTTGCCATTCTCTCGAACATCCTGAATGTCAAAGCAAAACTACAACGCACAAATGAATCCAACTCGAGCGTTGATCTAGGCCATTTATCGAAAAAAGACTTTCGAAGAGTGGTGGAGTATTACAAAGATGATTTCCAAGCCACCGGATACTCCAGAAAACACTCTGATTTCTAA
- a CDS encoding glycosyltransferase: MTSSPLHLVIVNTPIGALGSGEGGGVELTLRSLVQGLVRRGHRLTVVAAKGSTLPVDCTGVELLEVEGVNQPSWQHAAAHAPVEIPHNGLLPALWETALDAGQSADAVINGGYDWLPLWLTQRVSAKLFHLISMGDVAAVMRDVIEAVAAWNPHRLAFHTHRQAADFQLPAPANVVGNGFDLTNYTFQIQTNGPLGWAGRIAPEKGLEDAAAAAAALGEQLLVWGFREDEAYARQVESSVPAGTIDWRGFRSTMELQQELGSCRALINTPKWNEAYGNVVVEALACGVPVVAYDRGGPGELVCSGNTGWLVPPDDVASLAEALRRVGSINRSACRSWAEAHASCEVFSQRVEAWIRTGLTADVSINPRR, translated from the coding sequence ATGACGAGTTCGCCTCTCCACCTCGTCATTGTCAACACGCCCATCGGGGCCCTTGGCAGCGGCGAGGGTGGTGGTGTGGAACTCACCCTGCGATCGCTGGTTCAGGGGCTGGTACGGCGTGGTCACAGGCTCACTGTTGTGGCTGCCAAAGGCTCAACACTCCCCGTTGACTGCACCGGTGTCGAGCTGCTGGAGGTGGAGGGTGTGAATCAGCCGAGCTGGCAGCACGCCGCAGCGCACGCACCGGTGGAGATTCCTCACAACGGTCTTCTGCCTGCTCTCTGGGAGACCGCTCTCGACGCGGGGCAATCCGCCGATGCCGTGATCAATGGAGGGTATGACTGGCTGCCGCTGTGGCTGACGCAACGGGTCAGCGCCAAGCTTTTTCACCTCATCAGCATGGGAGATGTGGCAGCGGTGATGCGCGATGTGATCGAGGCCGTTGCCGCTTGGAACCCCCATCGCCTCGCCTTTCACACGCATCGCCAGGCCGCTGATTTTCAGCTGCCAGCTCCCGCCAATGTGGTGGGCAACGGATTTGATCTGACCAATTACACCTTTCAGATCCAGACCAATGGTCCTCTGGGTTGGGCGGGTCGCATCGCTCCCGAAAAGGGTTTGGAAGATGCTGCTGCTGCTGCTGCTGCCTTGGGAGAACAGCTTCTTGTTTGGGGGTTTCGTGAGGATGAGGCCTACGCCCGGCAGGTGGAGTCGAGCGTTCCCGCAGGCACGATCGATTGGCGCGGTTTTCGATCGACCATGGAGCTGCAGCAAGAGTTGGGGAGTTGCCGCGCTCTGATCAACACCCCGAAATGGAACGAGGCCTACGGCAATGTTGTGGTGGAGGCCTTGGCCTGTGGGGTTCCCGTTGTTGCCTATGACCGCGGCGGACCCGGGGAATTGGTCTGCTCAGGCAACACCGGCTGGTTGGTGCCTCCCGACGATGTCGCATCTCTCGCAGAGGCACTGCGTCGTGTCGGCAGCATTAACCGTTCGGCTTGCCGCAGCTGGGCTGAGGCCCATGCCTCCTGCGAGGTCTTCAGCCAGCGTGTTGAAGCCTGGATTCGAACAGGACTGACGGCGGATGTCAGCATCAACCCCAGGCGCTGA
- the rpmH gene encoding 50S ribosomal protein L34, translated as MTKRTLGGTSRKRKRVSGFRVRMRSHTGRRVIRTRRKRGRARLAA; from the coding sequence ATGACCAAGCGCACCCTCGGAGGAACAAGCCGCAAGAGGAAGCGCGTCTCGGGTTTCCGTGTACGGATGCGTTCCCACACCGGCCGTCGCGTGATCCGTACGCGTCGCAAACGCGGCCGCGCTCGTCTCGCAGCCTGA
- a CDS encoding DUF2808 domain-containing protein, translating into MARSTTRRLLAGAGTAAALLMGSTLSGMPEQTAYAQGTPSLLEFRWDTDRDYRKLYYYQTSNIDGDRSEWFLTLREKDRKTAILKLTVTVPDYFDSKLKPHRMRLCRTTVGGMMSRSKCLEEIPAVIKVTEDQTAIEVFPDTPLPSDADYSLSIKLFNPQGKRMYQFNALVQAPGDVPMSGYRGSWLIDVD; encoded by the coding sequence ATGGCTCGTTCCACCACCCGACGCTTGCTCGCTGGAGCCGGCACGGCTGCGGCTCTGCTGATGGGCTCAACCCTGTCTGGGATGCCCGAGCAGACCGCCTATGCCCAGGGCACGCCGAGCCTCCTGGAATTCCGATGGGACACGGATCGCGACTACCGCAAGCTGTACTACTACCAGACCTCCAACATCGACGGTGACCGGTCTGAGTGGTTCCTAACCCTGCGCGAAAAGGACCGCAAGACAGCGATCCTCAAACTCACCGTCACCGTGCCGGACTACTTCGACTCCAAGCTCAAACCCCATCGCATGCGCCTCTGCCGCACGACGGTTGGCGGAATGATGAGCCGGAGCAAGTGCCTCGAAGAGATTCCAGCCGTCATCAAAGTCACTGAGGACCAGACAGCGATTGAAGTCTTCCCCGACACACCGCTGCCGTCGGACGCCGACTATTCGCTGTCCATCAAGTTGTTCAATCCCCAGGGGAAACGGATGTATCAGTTCAACGCCCTGGTTCAGGCCCCCGGTGATGTGCCGATGTCCGGCTACCGCGGCAGCTGGCTGATTGATGTGGACTGA
- the sppA gene encoding signal peptide peptidase SppA codes for MIWPLRRKSRRRMARIVVDGPINGATRQRVLKALREVKQREFPALLLRIDSPGGTVGDSQEIHAALLRLREQGCRVVASFGNISASGGVYIGVAAEKIVANPGTITGSIGVILRGNDLSKVFERIGIRFDTVKSGPFKDILSPDRPLSDAERALLQELIDSSYGQFVGVVAKGRNLELETVKRFADGRVFSGEQAKALGLVDELGDEDHAKRLAAQLADLDEDDIRPVTLGKQRRKLSGLLPGSQLLHQLQQRLSIELMGSGQVLWLYRP; via the coding sequence ATGATCTGGCCCTTGCGGCGCAAATCCCGACGACGGATGGCGCGCATCGTTGTTGACGGCCCCATTAATGGGGCCACACGGCAGCGAGTGTTGAAAGCTCTGCGGGAGGTGAAGCAGAGGGAATTTCCAGCGTTGCTGCTGCGCATTGACAGCCCAGGCGGCACGGTTGGAGACAGCCAGGAAATTCATGCAGCCCTTCTGCGGCTGAGGGAGCAGGGCTGTCGCGTTGTGGCCAGCTTTGGCAACATCTCCGCCTCTGGTGGCGTCTACATCGGTGTCGCGGCAGAGAAGATCGTTGCCAATCCAGGCACGATCACCGGTTCCATTGGGGTGATTCTGCGGGGCAACGACCTCTCCAAGGTCTTCGAACGAATTGGAATTCGCTTTGACACGGTGAAGAGTGGTCCGTTCAAGGACATCCTTTCCCCTGATCGCCCACTCAGCGATGCAGAGCGGGCTCTGCTTCAGGAACTCATCGATAGCAGCTACGGCCAGTTCGTGGGCGTTGTGGCGAAGGGGCGAAACCTCGAGCTGGAGACGGTGAAGCGCTTCGCCGATGGACGGGTCTTCAGTGGAGAACAGGCGAAGGCCCTGGGGTTGGTCGATGAGCTCGGCGACGAAGACCACGCCAAGCGCCTGGCAGCGCAATTGGCAGATCTCGACGAGGACGACATTCGTCCCGTCACCCTCGGCAAACAACGCCGGAAGCTCAGCGGCCTGCTGCCGGGATCCCAGCTCTTGCATCAACTGCAGCAACGCCTGTCGATCGAGTTAATGGGGAGTGGTCAGGTGCTTTGGCTGTACCGCCCATGA
- a CDS encoding PH domain-containing protein — MTSIQEDVHFDGGPARGDLIFNILLGFTLIGLPFTIGAVVRALWLRFRITSRRISVTGGWMGKDKTQVVYSQITEVRTVPRGFGAWGDMVLVLQDGARLELRSMPRFREVEAYILERISSRAAKDQQKSTEGFAA; from the coding sequence ATGACCAGCATTCAGGAAGATGTCCACTTCGACGGTGGCCCAGCCCGCGGAGACCTCATTTTCAACATCCTGCTCGGCTTCACACTGATCGGCCTTCCTTTCACCATTGGCGCCGTTGTACGTGCCCTCTGGCTGCGCTTCCGCATCACCAGTCGCCGGATCTCGGTGACAGGCGGCTGGATGGGAAAAGACAAAACCCAAGTGGTTTATTCCCAGATCACCGAAGTCCGCACCGTTCCCCGGGGCTTTGGCGCCTGGGGAGACATGGTGTTGGTTCTCCAGGATGGCGCCAGGCTCGAATTGCGCTCGATGCCTCGTTTCCGCGAGGTGGAGGCCTACATCCTCGAACGAATCAGCAGCCGTGCTGCGAAAGACCAACAGAAATCGACTGAAGGTTTCGCCGCCTGA
- the yidC gene encoding membrane protein insertase YidC encodes MIGYISDNLLIPILDFFYGLVPSYGLAIVALTLVIRIALYPLSAGSIRSARRMRIAQPVIQKRQAEIKSRFANNPQKQQEELGNVMKEFGSPLAGCLPLLVQMPILFALFATLRGSPFADVPYTLNMKVMPADQIAAVEPKPFNSASHSIFIGETDHVPVIASLPRGTKIGVGDSATVNLHTKDGRAFSDVLTGVENSGRFAPTWEVTKGDDIVSVSDDGTIKALAAGDATVEAKIPGLAARSGFLFIKALGQVGFYADGAVNWDIAILVAGFGITLFLSQLLSGMGMPANPQQSTANKITPVMITGMFLFFPLPAGVLLYMLIANVFQALQTFILSKEALPDNLQKILDQQMAQKTVTVSATSGGSRLPFEPKGK; translated from the coding sequence GTGATCGGATACATCTCCGACAACCTGCTGATTCCAATCCTTGATTTCTTCTATGGATTGGTGCCCAGCTATGGCCTGGCCATCGTCGCTCTCACTCTCGTCATTCGGATCGCGCTCTATCCCCTGAGCGCAGGATCGATTCGCAGCGCCAGGCGCATGCGCATCGCTCAGCCAGTGATTCAGAAACGCCAGGCTGAGATCAAGAGCCGGTTCGCCAACAACCCTCAGAAGCAGCAAGAGGAACTTGGCAATGTGATGAAGGAATTCGGCAGCCCCCTGGCGGGATGTCTGCCGCTGCTGGTGCAGATGCCGATCCTGTTCGCTCTGTTTGCAACATTGCGGGGGTCACCGTTCGCCGACGTTCCCTACACGTTGAACATGAAGGTGATGCCGGCGGACCAGATCGCTGCTGTGGAACCCAAGCCGTTCAACAGCGCCAGCCACTCCATCTTCATTGGTGAAACCGACCATGTGCCGGTGATCGCCAGCCTGCCGCGGGGCACCAAGATCGGCGTTGGAGACAGTGCCACGGTGAACCTTCATACGAAGGATGGCCGCGCCTTCAGCGACGTGCTCACGGGCGTTGAAAACTCTGGACGCTTCGCGCCGACGTGGGAAGTGACCAAGGGTGATGACATCGTCAGCGTCAGCGACGATGGAACGATCAAGGCACTCGCCGCCGGCGATGCCACCGTTGAAGCGAAGATTCCAGGCCTGGCAGCCCGCAGCGGCTTCCTGTTCATCAAAGCCCTGGGGCAGGTCGGCTTCTACGCCGATGGTGCAGTCAATTGGGATATCGCGATTCTGGTTGCAGGCTTCGGTATCACCCTGTTCCTGTCCCAACTGCTATCCGGCATGGGCATGCCTGCCAACCCCCAGCAGTCCACAGCCAACAAAATCACCCCCGTGATGATCACGGGAATGTTTTTGTTCTTCCCACTCCCGGCCGGCGTTCTGCTCTACATGCTGATCGCCAACGTGTTCCAGGCACTGCAGACCTTCATCCTCAGCAAAGAGGCACTGCCCGACAACCTCCAGAAAATCCTGGACCAGCAGATGGCTCAGAAAACGGTGACGGTTTCGGCCACTTCGGGCGGTTCACGGCTGCCGTTTGAACCGAAGGGCAAGTGA
- a CDS encoding DMT family transporter produces MPSLRLWFLMVLPFALWGTAMTAMAPLLDSSGPWLVAGLRLVPAGLALLLWSQWTGRGLAIDPRDLLWFLLFTLVDATLFQGLLARGLEGTGAGLGSVLIDCQPLLVALMARALFMESINPIGWMGLAIGLAGIVCIGLPAELLGHWWLLADPPVVQQLFQPGEGWMLLAAVAMAAGTVLIRFASRHSDPVTVTGWHMLLGGLPLLLVHALQKADEGLAWTASDWAAMGYASLFGSALAYGLFFWFANQRDLTSFSSLGFLTPVFALATGGWLLGERLDLLQWIGVLMVLVSVIFVSQRRRFWEPLPITDTSS; encoded by the coding sequence ATGCCGTCACTGCGACTCTGGTTCCTGATGGTGCTGCCCTTCGCGCTCTGGGGAACTGCCATGACAGCCATGGCGCCGTTGCTCGACAGCTCTGGCCCCTGGCTTGTTGCTGGTTTGCGACTGGTCCCAGCGGGTTTGGCTCTTCTGCTCTGGAGTCAGTGGACCGGTCGTGGCTTGGCGATCGATCCCCGCGACCTGCTTTGGTTCCTGCTGTTCACCCTGGTGGATGCCACCTTGTTTCAAGGCCTTTTGGCCCGGGGTTTGGAGGGGACAGGTGCGGGTCTCGGTTCTGTCCTGATTGATTGCCAGCCCCTGCTGGTGGCCCTGATGGCTCGCGCCTTGTTCATGGAGTCGATCAATCCCATTGGTTGGATGGGCTTGGCCATCGGTTTGGCAGGAATCGTCTGCATCGGCCTGCCCGCTGAGCTGCTGGGTCATTGGTGGTTGCTGGCTGATCCACCGGTGGTGCAGCAGTTGTTTCAGCCCGGCGAGGGCTGGATGTTGCTGGCGGCCGTCGCCATGGCGGCTGGGACGGTGTTAATTCGCTTTGCGTCTCGCCATAGCGATCCGGTCACCGTGACGGGCTGGCACATGCTGCTTGGGGGACTCCCCCTGCTTCTGGTTCATGCTCTGCAGAAGGCTGATGAAGGTCTGGCCTGGACGGCATCGGACTGGGCAGCTATGGGCTACGCGAGCCTTTTTGGAAGCGCTTTGGCCTATGGATTGTTTTTCTGGTTCGCGAATCAACGCGATCTCACCAGTTTCAGCAGCCTGGGATTCTTGACGCCGGTTTTCGCGTTGGCCACCGGTGGGTGGTTGCTTGGGGAACGCCTTGATCTGCTCCAGTGGATTGGCGTTCTGATGGTGCTCGTGTCGGTGATCTTCGTTAGTCAACGGCGCAGGTTCTGGGAGCCGCTGCCGATCACGGACACCTCGTCATGA
- a CDS encoding glycosyltransferase family 39 protein, with translation MSASTPGAESSLSVNVSGRQRRQVLALVLALGLIITLWRLGSTGVVDETPPLFAAAGRAMADTGDWLTPRVNGLPRYDKPPLVYWLMGFGYALPGREFWDPLGSWAARLPSALATVGLMLALADTVLRWPFPGDARPRCTALIASLGFAFSPLVIVWSRTAVSDALLCGLLGLSLLLQWRRFAAPQEVPWWPAWAILGFAVLAKGPVAVVLSGIVLLLFGALRRDLAQPWQRLRPVPGLLLTALISLPWYAVELLVEGQPFWDSFFGYHNLQRFTSVVNDHLQPWWFFGPVMLVAALPFTPYLLLGLAQVPRSRTAPEHSLHQFAACWLLAVLLLFTTAATKLPSYWLPATPAAALLVAQVTLGSSRWQRLAWGTSLALIAVLAAGFWLGSLWVPLIDDPEMPTLSVDLLASGLLGRAAFWFSAAGVLGAFLLLQRRSAGQALLAMEACLLGFHLTALVPTAELADRLRQRPVREAAALMVSKQRSGEPMAMVGAMKPSLHFYTGQVILYEGQSDGALVNIADRLADEQRRGWRGHPLGTPSASDTVLVLIDRGTAQRDHWSNLQPERLGQIGIYDVWRLDRRRLEQRARTLQDDGVEADWREPRPERF, from the coding sequence ATGTCAGCATCAACCCCAGGCGCTGAGAGTTCCTTGTCGGTCAATGTTTCAGGACGACAGCGACGCCAGGTTCTGGCGCTTGTTCTGGCCCTGGGATTGATCATCACGCTCTGGCGGCTGGGGTCCACCGGCGTTGTGGATGAAACACCTCCGTTGTTCGCCGCTGCAGGGCGGGCCATGGCCGACACCGGCGACTGGCTGACGCCTCGGGTCAATGGCTTGCCCCGTTACGACAAGCCGCCCCTGGTGTACTGGCTGATGGGCTTTGGTTATGCCTTGCCTGGGCGCGAGTTTTGGGATCCTCTGGGCAGTTGGGCGGCGCGTCTTCCTTCCGCCCTGGCCACGGTCGGGCTGATGCTCGCCCTCGCCGACACGGTGTTGCGTTGGCCTTTCCCCGGTGATGCGCGTCCCCGCTGCACGGCACTGATTGCATCACTGGGTTTTGCCTTTTCGCCTCTGGTGATCGTCTGGAGCCGCACCGCGGTGAGCGATGCCCTTCTCTGTGGCCTGCTGGGTCTCAGCCTGTTGCTGCAGTGGCGGCGCTTTGCGGCGCCCCAAGAGGTGCCTTGGTGGCCGGCCTGGGCGATTCTGGGCTTTGCCGTCCTGGCCAAGGGACCGGTCGCTGTTGTGCTTTCAGGGATCGTTCTGTTGTTGTTCGGAGCGTTGCGCAGGGATCTCGCCCAACCCTGGCAGAGGCTGCGCCCAGTGCCCGGGTTGCTGCTCACCGCCCTGATCAGCCTTCCCTGGTATGCCGTGGAGTTGCTGGTGGAGGGACAGCCCTTCTGGGACAGCTTCTTCGGCTACCACAACCTTCAACGGTTCACGTCCGTGGTGAATGATCACCTCCAGCCCTGGTGGTTTTTTGGCCCGGTGATGCTCGTGGCTGCGCTGCCTTTCACGCCATACCTGCTGTTGGGGCTGGCGCAAGTGCCTCGATCGCGGACCGCCCCGGAGCATTCGCTGCATCAATTCGCAGCCTGCTGGCTGTTGGCGGTTCTGCTGCTGTTCACTACAGCAGCCACCAAACTCCCGAGTTACTGGCTGCCTGCGACCCCTGCGGCTGCCCTGTTGGTGGCCCAGGTCACCTTGGGATCATCGCGCTGGCAACGACTTGCTTGGGGAACCAGCTTGGCTCTGATTGCTGTTCTTGCCGCTGGTTTTTGGCTGGGATCGCTTTGGGTCCCGTTGATCGACGATCCGGAGATGCCGACGCTGTCGGTTGATCTGTTGGCCAGTGGTCTGTTGGGACGGGCAGCGTTCTGGTTCAGCGCCGCTGGGGTGCTTGGTGCGTTCCTGCTCCTGCAGAGACGCTCCGCTGGTCAGGCTTTGTTGGCGATGGAGGCTTGTCTACTGGGATTTCACCTCACGGCTCTTGTCCCCACTGCCGAACTGGCCGATCGTCTGCGGCAGCGTCCGGTCCGCGAGGCTGCTGCCTTGATGGTGTCGAAACAGCGCAGCGGAGAACCGATGGCCATGGTCGGAGCCATGAAGCCCTCGCTTCATTTCTATACAGGCCAAGTGATCTTGTATGAGGGGCAATCCGATGGCGCTCTGGTCAACATTGCGGATCGCTTGGCGGATGAACAGCGACGGGGTTGGCGCGGACACCCCCTGGGCACCCCGTCCGCATCCGACACCGTGTTGGTGCTGATCGATCGCGGCACGGCACAACGCGATCACTGGAGCAACCTGCAGCCTGAACGGCTGGGTCAAATCGGGATTTACGACGTGTGGCGCTTGGACCGCAGACGCCTGGAGCAACGGGCCCGAACCCTGCAGGACGATGGTGTCGAGGCCGACTGGCGTGAGCCGCGTCCGGAGCGTTTCTGA
- a CDS encoding AAA family ATPase — translation MSSAAWGHQIDLLVRARTPLIWVRSNEEARVESLLDEAAKRLARQLVCWNFIDGISGPVNADGQGSRQPMAMLQWLQQRDAGSPTLLLAKDFHRFCDDPGVARMLRNLEGSLRSTPHTLVLCCGQWTPPGDLEESLTLLDLPLPDNDDLRRLISSIGMSSGSPLTAPVLDELAQACSGLSEMRVRQVAARALARRGQLGPDDLQDVLEEKRQTIARSEVLEFCRSDEGTEAIGGLDGLKTWLQQRHRAFSEDARRFGLPLPRGVLLVGPQGTGKSLTAKAIACSWSMPLLRLDVGRLFAGLVGASEARTREMIQRAEAMAPCVLWIDEIDKGFGGDGRSDGGTTQRVLANVLTWMAEKQSPVFVVATANGVEKLPPELLRKGRFDEIFMLDLPSSAERNSILQLHLERRRPGLKLPVATVVSRSEGFSGAELEQTVIEAMHLAFADNRELTEPDLIGAASQLIPLSRTASEQLEQLKQWAAGGRARPASVAAGNEA, via the coding sequence ATGAGCAGTGCAGCCTGGGGCCACCAAATCGACCTTCTGGTGCGTGCACGTACACCACTGATTTGGGTCCGCAGCAACGAGGAAGCACGGGTCGAAAGCCTGCTTGACGAAGCCGCCAAACGTCTTGCACGCCAACTGGTCTGCTGGAATTTCATCGATGGCATCAGCGGACCGGTGAATGCCGACGGCCAGGGAAGCCGTCAACCGATGGCCATGCTGCAGTGGCTCCAGCAACGGGATGCAGGCAGTCCGACCCTGCTGCTCGCCAAGGATTTTCATCGGTTCTGCGATGACCCCGGCGTCGCCCGGATGCTGCGCAATCTCGAGGGATCGCTGCGCAGCACCCCTCACACGCTGGTGTTGTGCTGCGGGCAATGGACACCCCCAGGCGATCTCGAAGAAAGCCTCACGCTTCTGGATCTCCCCCTTCCCGACAACGACGACCTGCGCCGACTGATCAGCAGCATCGGCATGAGCAGCGGCAGTCCCCTGACAGCCCCCGTCTTGGATGAGCTGGCACAGGCATGCAGTGGGCTCAGCGAGATGAGGGTTCGTCAGGTCGCGGCCCGTGCCCTGGCCCGCCGCGGCCAGTTGGGACCAGACGATCTTCAGGACGTGCTCGAGGAGAAGCGCCAGACCATTGCCCGCAGTGAGGTGCTGGAGTTCTGCCGCAGCGATGAAGGCACGGAAGCTATTGGAGGCCTCGATGGTCTCAAAACGTGGCTGCAACAACGGCACAGGGCATTTTCTGAAGATGCGCGGCGCTTTGGATTGCCTCTCCCCCGTGGCGTCCTGCTCGTGGGTCCCCAGGGCACAGGGAAGTCACTCACAGCCAAGGCCATCGCCTGCAGCTGGTCCATGCCCCTGCTCCGTCTGGATGTGGGGCGTTTGTTCGCAGGTCTGGTGGGAGCCAGCGAGGCGCGCACACGCGAGATGATCCAACGCGCTGAAGCGATGGCGCCCTGCGTGCTCTGGATCGATGAGATCGACAAGGGATTCGGGGGCGATGGACGCAGCGATGGCGGCACCACGCAGCGGGTTCTGGCCAACGTGCTCACCTGGATGGCGGAGAAACAGTCACCGGTGTTCGTCGTCGCCACCGCCAACGGTGTTGAGAAACTCCCACCGGAACTGCTGAGAAAGGGGCGTTTCGATGAAATTTTCATGCTCGATCTGCCCAGCAGCGCTGAACGAAACAGCATCCTTCAGCTGCATCTGGAGCGGAGACGACCTGGGCTGAAGCTGCCCGTGGCGACCGTGGTGAGCCGCAGTGAAGGGTTCTCCGGAGCCGAGCTGGAGCAAACCGTGATCGAGGCGATGCACCTGGCCTTTGCCGACAACCGTGAACTGACAGAGCCGGATCTGATTGGTGCCGCCTCCCAGCTCATTCCCCTGTCACGAACAGCCAGCGAACAGCTGGAGCAGCTGAAACAGTGGGCGGCCGGCGGCCGCGCCCGACCCGCCTCTGTTGCTGCAGGTAACGAAGCCTGA
- a CDS encoding ribonuclease P protein component, with translation MVLPASMRLRGHRCFNRLHRSSKRQHGALMVLRVASGDSNLLRREMRGMQDQCCRCALVISSKVSKRAVKRNRLRRLLHDHLRRRFERRKDLAGRWLLISLRPEAAEAEPTQLLEECDSLLRSAGLDP, from the coding sequence ATGGTCCTTCCCGCCTCCATGCGATTGCGCGGGCATCGATGCTTCAACCGCTTGCACCGATCCTCCAAACGTCAGCACGGAGCCTTGATGGTTCTGCGTGTTGCCTCAGGAGACTCCAACCTGCTTCGTCGAGAGATGCGGGGGATGCAGGATCAGTGCTGCCGTTGCGCTCTGGTGATCAGCAGCAAGGTGAGCAAGCGCGCCGTCAAGCGGAATCGCCTGAGAAGGCTTTTGCATGACCATCTGCGTCGGCGTTTCGAACGGCGCAAAGACCTGGCTGGGCGCTGGCTTTTGATCAGCCTTCGTCCAGAAGCCGCGGAAGCCGAACCCACACAGTTGCTGGAAGAATGCGACAGTCTTTTGAGAAGCGCCGGACTGGATCCATGA
- a CDS encoding DUF177 domain-containing protein, translating into MIEALEPVPLQELRALGTPKVWEVEGELDELPSLTPVRGHVSAEHRGNVLAVQGQLSTIVTLCCDRCLNQFNQHLSCTPSELIWLGEAPPTANDLEHSGEVAEMEGLVDVLDPRGQFDPQQWAFEQLNLLLPVVNHCGDHCPGPPGLDHQPAISTPDSMEVDPRWQALQQLQQQMNQQ; encoded by the coding sequence GTGATCGAGGCACTGGAGCCTGTTCCTCTCCAGGAGCTCCGGGCCTTGGGCACACCGAAGGTCTGGGAGGTTGAGGGGGAGCTCGATGAGCTCCCCTCGCTTACACCGGTCCGAGGCCATGTTTCAGCAGAGCACCGCGGCAACGTCTTGGCGGTGCAGGGGCAACTCAGCACCATCGTCACCCTCTGCTGCGATCGCTGCCTGAACCAGTTCAATCAGCACCTGAGCTGCACTCCCTCTGAATTGATCTGGCTGGGAGAGGCCCCACCAACGGCCAACGACCTGGAGCATTCCGGAGAGGTTGCTGAGATGGAAGGTCTGGTTGATGTTCTCGATCCACGCGGTCAATTTGATCCCCAGCAATGGGCATTCGAACAGCTCAATCTGCTGCTGCCCGTTGTGAATCACTGCGGTGACCACTGTCCAGGCCCACCGGGCCTCGATCATCAACCGGCCATCTCTACCCCCGATTCGATGGAGGTTGATCCCCGCTGGCAGGCCCTTCAACAGCTGCAACAGCAGATGAACCAGCAATGA
- the aroH gene encoding chorismate mutase has protein sequence MTHSPIVLRGLRGATTCTENSTAAIEAAVSALMDALVDRNGLTPDQLVSVTFSVTADLDACFPAAIARRRPGWDTVALLDCQQMAVQGDLPHCIRVLAHAWIPQDQKPIHPYQGDAQRLRPDRSGHN, from the coding sequence ATGACCCATTCCCCCATTGTTCTGAGAGGCCTGCGTGGGGCCACCACCTGCACCGAGAACAGCACAGCTGCCATTGAAGCGGCTGTCAGCGCGCTGATGGATGCCTTGGTCGATCGCAATGGTCTGACCCCAGACCAACTTGTGTCAGTGACCTTCTCGGTCACGGCCGACCTGGACGCCTGTTTTCCGGCCGCCATCGCCCGGCGCCGGCCAGGCTGGGACACGGTGGCCTTGCTGGACTGCCAGCAAATGGCCGTCCAAGGAGATCTCCCCCACTGCATCCGTGTCCTGGCCCACGCCTGGATCCCGCAGGACCAGAAACCCATACACCCCTATCAAGGCGACGCGCAGCGGCTCAGGCCAGACCGATCTGGTCATAACTGA